cgtgaaactctaaggaacgacttattacatcgaCTTATTacgtctataatgctctgctactaatattgcatcgagcactgttctttCCAGTGAGACACATAtgagtatatacatacacacacatattatatatatatatatatatatatatatatatgtatatatatatatatatatatatatatatatatatatatatatatatatatatatatatatatatatatatatatatatatatatatatatatatatatatatagttgcaTAGTTGCATAGTTGCATTTGGCCAAGTTTCGTTCTCCTGAACAAGCACGTTAACCCTGGCACTCCAGTCTATTCTTGCCTTAGCGCTAGGGCATATGAGGGCGCTGCTCAGTGGCGACATTCACCGATAATGCCATGATCGTGGTGATCATGACGATCTcgatcatgatcatgattttTTTCACCTTCTAGGCTCCAATGTGGAAAATGCATGCTACGGACTATCACTTTGTGCTGAAAGGACAACAGTATGCAAGGCCGTAACAGAAGGTCATCGAGAATTTAAAGCTATTGCTGTGGGAACGTGAGTGTATATTTTTGTAGTTTATACTATTAAAGAGGGTCACTCTAGGAAATCAAGGATTTGTTAGCAAACAACTAGTCCTGGAGAGTCATTGGTGAATTCATTTACATTAATTCTGCGTGAAAATTGAGAAATCCTGAATTGAAACGTATTCCTAGCTTTGGATACACATTGCCCCATGGGAGTGATAAGCGAGCATGCATATGCAATGACcgaatataaatattcatgaatcttGAGTACTTATTGTCTTCAAATGAAAGTCATGGACATTTATGTTCTGCTAAAGCATGCAAATAAGGTTATTATTGATTGAACTAGCACAGGGTCATGTGGAGTGTCACCAAAGGTTTTAATGATATTCAATGATACcatttcaattcatttctaCATACCGTTAATAATGTTAGCAATATATATTCATTACAGGGATATCAAGCACACTTTTAAAGGACCGTGTGGCGCCTGTAGACAGTTCATGGTGGAGGTAAGGCGTGCAATCATGTGACGTCAACTAGACAAGGCCTATTTTAGTGATGGGTGAAATTGATATCAGTACTGCTCGTTTCTCAGGTGTAAACGTCCATAtgtcatatacattttgtatattaactATATGACTTGATGAACTTTCTATCTTATTACTTCTGATTCTAATGGCGTTTCTCAAGCTACAGAGCCTGCATGTCTGAAAAGAATTTAATCGGGTAACAAAATTTAAAAGATAGGATTTTGTAATTATGAAAGTTTAGTTTTGAATTCCTGAGGGTTCACCGTATTGAGTCCACTGTTCTGTCctttaatttgattggtttgtttggcggaggggggggggggttaccctGTACTTTCCATTTGTATGATTGCCATATCAGTATTTGGTATATGGTTGTGGTTGTTAAAACGCTACAGCTGTAATGCATGTCCTGGTGTTGTTGACTGAGGCTCAAGAAATGTAACTGATGTTAATTTTAATGTCTGAACGATGACCGTTGATTCTGTCATGGCATGTCTGTGTTGTCTGGCAAATATATATTGCATGTTGTGTGTCAGAGTGGTCAGTATATTTGTCGTTACTGGTCTTGCGCCTTATAATTACACCCCTAGTACTTTTAATGATGGATGTCTTTATATATtcaaatgttgttttacatgtaaactctTTAGTTAAATCATTAATGATGTTCtctgtgtgtttatgtgtttgcgtacgtacgtacgtatgtatgtatgtatgtatgtatgtatgtacgtatgtatgtatgtatgtatgtatgtatgtatgtatgtatgtatgtatgtatgtatgtatgtatgtatgtgcgcgcgagtgtgtctgtatgtgtgtgtgtatatataatatatatatatatatatatatatatatatatatatatatatatatatatatatatatatatatatatatatatatatatatacatttcgaATGGACGTATGTCATATTACACGAAGGAATCtgctttgttttttgtttgttattgaaTTTAGTTTGGTGAATGTGATCTCTACCTGGTAAAGCCTGATCTGACGTACATGAAGCTGTCCAGTGATCAGCTACTACCATTTGGATTCGGTCCTAAAGATCTACAGGCAGAGCGAATCTGATTCCCAACGGTCCGACAACCAAAAGctttcaattttgaattgaactgaatCATTTTACTTCGTTATGTAATAACAAAGTAGGTTAATAAAAACCAAGCAAGCTATATGTCGGTTCAGACAAGCTACATCAATGTTCGTTATCGGGAATGTAATTATCGATGAATAAATTGCTAAATGGTTGAATGACAAAAACGACGTCGCCTTGTTTTCTTTAATGCGACGAGTTCACACCATTTctaaaaatgaaacagaaacagggaattaaatcatttcaaatttgttcaaAGTATGAATAAAAGAGGAGATTAATTTCGTCTTAGTTGTATTTTTCATACAAAGAAAGGTCATTTTACCAACACTGCATTACATGACATGTCTAACACAGAGCTGTAAAATTAGGCATCTGGGGTCGTCGACTAAGGTATATTAGACGCTGGGGGCGCTGTATATAAACAATGTTAGGAATTTTTCTTGATCTCAGTCTAGAATCCATTACTAATGGAGTGAGCATTGTTTCAAGAAATGCGAAGCCCCACCCCCTCCAACCCCCACCCAGTGTCTAGTGGTGGGTCTTTTATGAGCAGCATTTACCAATGTTCATAACTCTATTTTAGAGAGGCCGTACAATACAACTAAGCCGTGAAACCTGCAGCTAGGATATTTTTTCATCgaatataaacaaaaatgtattcactaaaaattggtaaATTAGTTATTTAAAGAAGAAGACATTATCTCTGTTAATTAATGGTCAATATTGAATTGTCAGTAGGCAGTGCAGTGGCAAGTTTCAATCTTGAGCGAGAAGAAAACTTGGTTTTACAATCTGTCACCACGTCAATATGTACTAGTGTAACtggaatatcatttttcaatcaggCCACTATAGCTACAGTACAAGTATCTACAAATcgttaaaatgccaataattagacattggaCATATTaaccagtggtcgatattattcATCAACAgcacagaaacaggttgaaatagtgatcgccgttgagggcgctcattttggtgcggacccaaaatcaatttgattggatttatcgTATATACTCCTACAAAAGAAGTTTATCTACAGGTGATACGATATTGTTCACGGTCTAcgatataactagtaataagtTATTGAActtaataataaaacattttttttaaaactcgtTCCCGTAACAGCAAGTGCAGCTTTAAAACATGTTGTACGGAAGAATTAACTTCTCCCGAGACAGAAAATAAGTGACCCTATCACAGCTGTTGAAATCTATTTTTAATATACTAAGAATTGATTATCACGATCAAAGATATGAAAGTTTGATATTTCTTTAATCAATGCTTTCGATTGAGGGTTCACGAATAGTCACCaaatgttatatttgtattaatttatgtatcaatcaaacacaaacacaaaatactagtatgtgttagcaaaTAAAAGTATCGTAAACATATGAATAACTATATAGCTTATAATCATAACTTCGATTctattatgtatacatgtacatacactgcaTATGGTTCTGAATAATACTAGAAACATCGTAACGTAGTATAGAATACaggtttgtatatatatgtatgatggACGTTATCATGTTATAAATATAATCTATAGTTATTTATGGTATATTCATGTATACATGCACAGTTCATTTGTTTCTTTGGTAActgtttgtatatgtttatttgttgtttattaggttgtttgtttgtttctctgtTTGTAATACGTTTCCTGTGAACAGACGTATATGACCATATgcatgatttttttatttatttatttatttatttatttatttatttatttatttatttatttatttatttatttatttatttatttatttatgtactcAGCACAAAACCAGCTATGGAAGCTGATTTAAGGTTGTCATAATGAAAGAATGGagacaaataaatacatgacaagacataagtaaaattaaaaaaagaaaaacagtaGGCCTGCAACATAATCAtaaccgccccccccccccatccccaatATTTAAATTACTACTCAGTGATGTCCCCATGTCGCGTAACTTCAGTCGATGTTTCTgctataaacttttttttaaattcttttctaTAATGCAATGCCCACCTCGCCCTAGCTACTACGCATGAACAGCTCTTTGTTTTCGTCTTCATTATTTCCGGGAAGGTCTTAGTCACATGCATAGCCCGGGTAGAACATTTTACGGCAAGTTAGGGGGTCAAAATCCATATGCACGAACATACACGAACCGCGAACGTAGGCATCGAAATGGCGAGCCAGACATCTAACGGTACAATTCACGAAAGGCAGCGTTATTCTTACATAAATGGTAAGGAAATATCTTGTTTTTGGTACAGACAGGTTAGAATATTTCTTCTTATTTCAATTTAGGTGTTTTTAGTGAGACTGTTAGGCAAGGAAGTCATACAATCGAAAATCGTCAACAACCATCACAATTCAGTGATTCACAGAACCCGAATTACTATGAATGAATGGAAATCGTACTGTGCACAGTCACGTGTAAgctaaaataatgacaatagaAGATATTTACGAGTATTCACAAAATACCTTCACCGGTGTCGGTATTTTGTTGTCGGTATTTAATTATTCGTTAATACATAATAACATCATTATGCTAACCCTATGACAATGGAGCTCCCGGAGAAGGGGAAGCTCACAAATGACTGTGAAACATGCATAACTTTactattgtaatttgtattgatattataACGTTGCAtaatatatagatgtatgggGTTTATTTTGTGAGAAATGTCCCCGTTCCAAAGCAATtttattctaaaaatgtatattatgtgtatgaTTCGTTTTCACTCCGTAAAATTTCACGATAAACGCACATTAATATCGCCCAATATCGGCGTCATCGTCACTCACCGGCTCAGTGAAAGTATCACAAACTAACATATGTGTGACGTATGTGGGGCAACAAACTTTCTATTTAAATGTGAACTCACACGAACTCTGAAGGATACCTTGAGAAGGATAGCGTAGGAGCAAACGCCAACGTACTTTCTTTGACGGCTAACCGTCTATGTGATCCGAGAGTTAATTCGGAAGATTTTTCAAGGTACAGTATGGCACGTCATCACCCATGAATCACCAGCTTTACTCTGTAATATGTAATGTCCACAATATCAGATATTATGTGtattaatattgtttttaaGAATTCCATGTGCCGTTCTACAGTTTGTCATATGTCAGAACATCGTACTAATACGCGAGTCATAGATTCTAGAGGTAGAATAAACCATAATGCTAGTATCACTACAACAAATAGGCAGTGAAACTGAAATCTCCAATCTGAAATGAAACTTAGTCTGTGTCTATATATCAAGATGAGCTCCATCTTCACTGTTCATTGTCTCGTATTtatgaatacatatattgtCATATGATACTGTTTTTGCTAGTCTTCTTAAAGTACAGTCCCTTGGCCATGTTGTAATACCAGTACTAATCCTGCTTGCcatgcttgcagacggtgcataCCTAAGGGACGACTTTCTCCCTAAGCAAGCAGGACTGTACCAGTACCGACAGTCGACAGTCGTTGTTAGTTGTATCATAGCTATATCATATATGTCCATGGTATTTGACAATGGCATGCATTGTGGGTTTAGAATGTGGAAGTATTATAGCAAGTAAGTTATTTAACACAAAAACGTTCCTTTGAAGTGACAGACATCGACATGTCCTAACTGAGTACTTGGCAAGGGACTATTAATAACCCTTTTCATATATGTGAAGAGGCTATTTCCTTCCACATTGTTTATGTCCTTGAGTCTGGGCATT
This region of Glandiceps talaboti chromosome 4, keGlaTala1.1, whole genome shotgun sequence genomic DNA includes:
- the LOC144434640 gene encoding cytidine deaminase-like, which produces MESTEEFKKLIRECQKAKETAYCPYSQFRVGCALITADGHMYTGSNVENACYGLSLCAERTTVCKAVTEGHREFKAIAVGTDIKHTFKGPCGACRQFMVEFGECDLYLVKPDLTYMKLSSDQLLPFGFGPKDLQAERI